A window of the Hevea brasiliensis isolate MT/VB/25A 57/8 chromosome 6, ASM3005281v1, whole genome shotgun sequence genome harbors these coding sequences:
- the LOC110655683 gene encoding MMS19 nucleotide excision repair protein homolog isoform X3 — MLAFHIVEVLMQLFPDPCGPISNFAGDLFGILGCYFPIHFTHPKAEDIDVRRDDLSRALMLAFSSTPLFEPFAVPLLLEKLSSSLPSAKVDSLKYLSCCTLKFGADRIAKHAGAIWSSLKDAIYSSGEELMPSFNSEPIDNSDSQKNEIAVEALALLEKVIVQNNDLFLSMIIGDEDVNVIFNNITSYKSYNEISLQSKQKLHMVGHILYVSAKASVSSCNRVFESFFPRLMEVLVLSVEKTSGACQSIESCVNSKQFNYGSLYLCTELLGACRDLFAASESLSSQFISANETCCRLLQCYSTSLTRTFSSILATCTSGPTHDEDMYLGVKGLQILATFPGGYLLLSKLTFDDILMTFISIITVDFNKTLLWKHVLKALAYIGSFIHASNEFEKASYMEIVVDKIILLASSADYDMPWPLKQTAISSISTSGQKYMLKIVLWMEEAIHANLSEFYVEGHLKSAEIIIQLFECYSNELLPWIQKNEGFEEALLQFVVNIWNQIENCMAFCIWVHEKELIDATMKFMKLAVACCSVERQNIIIHKAYSVLSSSTSLLLKESWSDIPVQWERFEPIQETDKFSTRDEWILSLFASVIIALRPQTHIPNTRIVLHILITALLKGYITAAQALGSLLNKLDLKSNGTGISGSCTLEEAIDIIFSTNLLSYFENGPFGGCGRTSNGDEISSSNLFPFAPNNELLQINVIVGLAWIGKGLLMRGHEKAKNITMVFLKCLLDCGIGTLPLKQGSSENSFKQDVHQSVMKASADAFQILMSDSELSLNRKFHAIIRPLYKQRFFSSLMPILQPLITEADSSFSRSMLYRAFAHVISDIPLIVVLNDAKKLIPLLLEGLALLCKYVLDKDVMYGLLLVLSGILTDKNGKEAVVENAHIIIKCLIELVAYPHMMLVRETAIQCLVAMSELPHTRIYPLRIQVLQAMSKALDDPKRAVRQEAVRCRQAWASIASRSLHF; from the exons ATGCTAGCATTTCACATTGTGGAGGTGCTGATGCAACTATTTCCAGATCCTTGTGGTCCAATTTCAAATTTTGCTGGTGATCTTTTTGGCATTTTGGGCTGTTACTTTCCCATTCATTTTACACAT CCAAAAGCTGAGGATATTGATGTGAGAAGGGATGATCTCTCAAGGGCATTAATG CTTGCATTTTCTTCCACACCTCTTTTTGAGCCATTTGCTGTGCCATTGCTTCTTGAGAAACTTTCTTCCTCCCTGCCATCTGCGAAG GTTGATTCTTTGAAGTATCTTAGCTGCTGCACATTGAAGTTTGGAGCAGACAGAATAGCAAAACATGCTGGAGCTATTTGGTCTTCATTGAAAGATGCAATATATAGTTCGGGAGAAGAGCTTATGCCATCCTTTAATTCAGAACCAATAGATAATTCTGATTCTCAGAAGAATGAAATAGCAGTGGAAGCTTTAGCACTGTTGGAGAAGGTTATTGTCCAAAACAATGATTTGTTCTTAAGTATGATTATTGGTGATGAAGATGTAAACGTGATTTTCAACAACATCACTAGTTACAAGAGTTACAATGAAATTTCTTTGCAAAGCAAGCAGAAACTGCACATGGTTGGTCATATCCTTTATGTTTCTGCAAAAGCTTCTGTTTCCTCCTGTAATAGGGTTTTTGAAAGTTTCTTCCCCCGCCTGATGGAGGTTCTGGTGCTTTCAGTTGAAAAAACATCTGGGGCTTGCCAATCAATTGAAAGTTGTGTAAACTCCAAACAATTTAATTATGGATCTTTATATCTCTGTACCGAACTTCTTGGAGCATGTAGAGATTTGTTCGCAGCTTCAGAGAGTCTCTCATCACAATTTATATCTGCAAATGAGACATGTTGCCGTTTGCTTCAATGCTATTCAACTTCTTTAACAAGGACCTTCAGTTCTATTTTAGCAACTTGTACTAGTGGACCTACTCATGATGAAGATATGTATCTTGGAG TGAAGGGTTTACAGATTTTGGCAACATTCCCTGGAGGCTATTTACTATTATCAAAGTTGACATTTGatgatatcttgatgacattCATATCAATTATCACTGTGGATTTCAACAAGACATTGTTGTGGAAACATGTGTTGAAGGCACTTGCATATATTGGCTCATTTATTCATGCAAGCAATGAGTTTGAGAAAGCAAGCTATATGGAAATTGTTGTTGATAAGATCATTTTGTTGGCATCATCTGCTGATTATgatatgccatggccactcaaacAAACAGCCATCTCTAGCATTAGTACAAGTGGGCAGAAATATATGCTGAAAATTGTTCTTTGGATGGAAGAAGCGATACACGCCAATCTATCCGAGTTTTAT GTCGAAGGACATCTAAAGTCAGCAGAGATCATAATTCAGCTTTTCGAATGTTATTCTAATGAGTTGCTTCCATG GATCCAGAAAAATGAAGGTTTCGAGGAGGCTTTGTTGCAATTTGTCGTCAATATATGGAACCAAATTGAAAATTGCATGGCTTTCTGCATTTGGGTGCATGAAAAA GAGCTTATTGATGCAACAATGAAGTTTATGAAGCTTGCAGTTGCATGCTGTTCAGTGGAAAGGCAAAACATAATAATTCATAAAGCTTATAGTGTACTTTCTTCAAGCACTTCTTTACTACTGAAGGAATCCTGGTCTGACATTCCAGTCCAATGGGAGAGGTTTGAACCAATTCAAGAAACAGACAAATTTTCCACTAGAGATGAGTGGATTCTTTCTCTATTTGCATCAGTGATTATAGCCCTACGTCCTCAAACACACATTCCAAATACAAGAATAGTGTTGCATATATTAATAACTGCTTTGCTTAAGGGTTACATTACTGCAGCGCAAGCACTGGGTTCTCTGCTTAACAAATTGGACCTGAAGTCCAATGGTACTGGTATTTCAGGTTCTTGCACCTTAGAAGAAGCAATTGATATAATTTTTAGCACAAATTTATTGAGTTATTTTGAAAATGGTCCTTTTGGGGGATGTGGTAGAACAAGCAATGGTGATGAGATCAGTTCCTCTAATTTATTCCCATTTGCTCCAAACAATGAATTGCTACAAATCAATGTCATTGTTGGACTAGCATGGATTGGGAAGGGTTTGCTTATGCGAGGCCATGAAAAGGCTAAAAACATAACTATGGTTTTCCTAAAGTGCTTGTTGGATTGTGGAATTGGTACCTTGCCATTGAAACAGGGCTCCTCAGAAAACAGTTTCAAACAAGATGTGCATCAGTCTGTGATGAAAGCTTCAGCAGATGCATTTCAAATTCTTATGAGCGATTCTGAACTTTCTTTGAACCGTAAATTCCATGCAATAATAAGACCACTTTACAAGCAACGGTTTTTCTCTAGCTTGATGCCTATCCTGCAGCCTTTGATAACTGAAGCCGATTCATCATTCTCGAG ATCTATGCTGTATCGAGCTTTTGCTCATGTTATCTCCGACATTCCACTAATCGTTGTCTTGAATGATGCAAAGAAG TTAATTCCGTTATTGCTGGAGGGCTTAGCCTTGTTATGCAAGTATGTTTTGGATAAAGATGTCATGTATGGTCTCTTGCTGGTCTTATCAGGAATACTGACAGATAAAAATG GAAAAGAAGCTGTCGTAGAGAATGCTCATATTATCATTAAGTGCCTAATTGAACTGGTTGCGTACCCTCATATGATG CTTGTCCGGGAGACAGCAATTCAATGTCTTGTTGCCATGTCAGAACTCCCTCACACAAGGATTTACCCGTTGAGAATCCAG GTATTACAAGCAATGTCTAAAGCACTTGATGATCCAAAGAGGGCTGTTCGTCAAGAAGCTGTTAGGTGCCGACAAGCATG GGCATCAATTGCATCAAGAAGTCTTCATTTCTGA
- the LOC110655683 gene encoding MMS19 nucleotide excision repair protein homolog isoform X2, whose translation MRRKSGGVVASIDAKAVAKSYLQNLQVQSLAQHDRKVCFELLECLLEHYPGAAASLGEDLIYGICEAIDGEKDPQCLMLAFHIVEVLMQLFPDPCGPISNFAGDLFGILGCYFPIHFTHPKAEDIDVRRDDLSRALMLAFSSTPLFEPFAVPLLLEKLSSSLPSAKVDSLKYLSCCTLKFGADRIAKHAGAIWSSLKDAIYSSGEELMPSFNSEPIDNSDSQKNEIAVEALALLEKVIVQNNDLFLSMIIGDEDVNVIFNNITSYKSYNEISLQSKQKLHMVGHILYVSAKASVSSCNRVFESFFPRLMEVLVLSVEKTSGACQSIESCVNSKQFNYGSLYLCTELLGACRDLFAASESLSSQFISANETCCRLLQCYSTSLTRTFSSILATCTSGPTHDEDMYLGVKGLQILATFPGGYLLLSKLTFDDILMTFISIITVDFNKTLLWKHVLKALAYIGSFIHASNEFEKASYMEIVVDKIILLASSADYDMPWPLKQTAISSISTSGQKYMLKIVLWMEEAIHANLSEFYVEGHLKSAEIIIQLFECYSNELLPWIQKNEGFEEALLQFVVNIWNQIENCMAFCIWVHEKELIDATMKFMKLAVACCSVERQNIIIHKAYSVLSSSTSLLLKESWSDIPVQWERFEPIQETDKFSTRDEWILSLFASVIIALRPQTHIPNTRIVLHILITALLKGYITAAQALGSLLNKLDLKSNGTGISGSCTLEEAIDIIFSTNLLSYFENGPFGGCGRTSNGDEISSSNLFPFAPNNELLQINVIVGLAWIGKGLLMRGHEKAKNITMVFLKCLLDCGIGTLPLKQGSSENSFKQDVHQSVMKASADAFQILMSDSELSLNRKFHAIIRPLYKQRFFSSLMPILQPLITEADSSFSRSMLYRAFAHVISDIPLIVVLNDAKKLIPLLLEGLALLCKYVLDKDVMYGLLLVLSGILTDKNGKEAVVENAHIIIKCLIELVAYPHMMLVRETAIQCLVAMSELPHTRIYPLRIQVLQAMSKALDDPKRAVRQEAVRCRQAWASIASRSLHF comes from the exons ATGAGGAGGAAAAGTGGCGGTGTGGTCGCTAGCATTGATGCAAAAGCTGTTGCTAAGTCTTATTTACAGAATTTGCaggtgcagtctttagcacagCATGACAGGAAG GTTTGCTTTGAACTTCTGGAATGCCTACTAGAACATTATCCTGGTGCTGCTGCTTCACTG GGTGAGGACCTTATTTATGGAATCTGTGAAGCTATTGATGGAGAAAAGGATCCTCAGTGTCTAATGCTAGCATTTCACATTGTGGAGGTGCTGATGCAACTATTTCCAGATCCTTGTGGTCCAATTTCAAATTTTGCTGGTGATCTTTTTGGCATTTTGGGCTGTTACTTTCCCATTCATTTTACACAT CCAAAAGCTGAGGATATTGATGTGAGAAGGGATGATCTCTCAAGGGCATTAATG CTTGCATTTTCTTCCACACCTCTTTTTGAGCCATTTGCTGTGCCATTGCTTCTTGAGAAACTTTCTTCCTCCCTGCCATCTGCGAAG GTTGATTCTTTGAAGTATCTTAGCTGCTGCACATTGAAGTTTGGAGCAGACAGAATAGCAAAACATGCTGGAGCTATTTGGTCTTCATTGAAAGATGCAATATATAGTTCGGGAGAAGAGCTTATGCCATCCTTTAATTCAGAACCAATAGATAATTCTGATTCTCAGAAGAATGAAATAGCAGTGGAAGCTTTAGCACTGTTGGAGAAGGTTATTGTCCAAAACAATGATTTGTTCTTAAGTATGATTATTGGTGATGAAGATGTAAACGTGATTTTCAACAACATCACTAGTTACAAGAGTTACAATGAAATTTCTTTGCAAAGCAAGCAGAAACTGCACATGGTTGGTCATATCCTTTATGTTTCTGCAAAAGCTTCTGTTTCCTCCTGTAATAGGGTTTTTGAAAGTTTCTTCCCCCGCCTGATGGAGGTTCTGGTGCTTTCAGTTGAAAAAACATCTGGGGCTTGCCAATCAATTGAAAGTTGTGTAAACTCCAAACAATTTAATTATGGATCTTTATATCTCTGTACCGAACTTCTTGGAGCATGTAGAGATTTGTTCGCAGCTTCAGAGAGTCTCTCATCACAATTTATATCTGCAAATGAGACATGTTGCCGTTTGCTTCAATGCTATTCAACTTCTTTAACAAGGACCTTCAGTTCTATTTTAGCAACTTGTACTAGTGGACCTACTCATGATGAAGATATGTATCTTGGAG TGAAGGGTTTACAGATTTTGGCAACATTCCCTGGAGGCTATTTACTATTATCAAAGTTGACATTTGatgatatcttgatgacattCATATCAATTATCACTGTGGATTTCAACAAGACATTGTTGTGGAAACATGTGTTGAAGGCACTTGCATATATTGGCTCATTTATTCATGCAAGCAATGAGTTTGAGAAAGCAAGCTATATGGAAATTGTTGTTGATAAGATCATTTTGTTGGCATCATCTGCTGATTATgatatgccatggccactcaaacAAACAGCCATCTCTAGCATTAGTACAAGTGGGCAGAAATATATGCTGAAAATTGTTCTTTGGATGGAAGAAGCGATACACGCCAATCTATCCGAGTTTTAT GTCGAAGGACATCTAAAGTCAGCAGAGATCATAATTCAGCTTTTCGAATGTTATTCTAATGAGTTGCTTCCATG GATCCAGAAAAATGAAGGTTTCGAGGAGGCTTTGTTGCAATTTGTCGTCAATATATGGAACCAAATTGAAAATTGCATGGCTTTCTGCATTTGGGTGCATGAAAAA GAGCTTATTGATGCAACAATGAAGTTTATGAAGCTTGCAGTTGCATGCTGTTCAGTGGAAAGGCAAAACATAATAATTCATAAAGCTTATAGTGTACTTTCTTCAAGCACTTCTTTACTACTGAAGGAATCCTGGTCTGACATTCCAGTCCAATGGGAGAGGTTTGAACCAATTCAAGAAACAGACAAATTTTCCACTAGAGATGAGTGGATTCTTTCTCTATTTGCATCAGTGATTATAGCCCTACGTCCTCAAACACACATTCCAAATACAAGAATAGTGTTGCATATATTAATAACTGCTTTGCTTAAGGGTTACATTACTGCAGCGCAAGCACTGGGTTCTCTGCTTAACAAATTGGACCTGAAGTCCAATGGTACTGGTATTTCAGGTTCTTGCACCTTAGAAGAAGCAATTGATATAATTTTTAGCACAAATTTATTGAGTTATTTTGAAAATGGTCCTTTTGGGGGATGTGGTAGAACAAGCAATGGTGATGAGATCAGTTCCTCTAATTTATTCCCATTTGCTCCAAACAATGAATTGCTACAAATCAATGTCATTGTTGGACTAGCATGGATTGGGAAGGGTTTGCTTATGCGAGGCCATGAAAAGGCTAAAAACATAACTATGGTTTTCCTAAAGTGCTTGTTGGATTGTGGAATTGGTACCTTGCCATTGAAACAGGGCTCCTCAGAAAACAGTTTCAAACAAGATGTGCATCAGTCTGTGATGAAAGCTTCAGCAGATGCATTTCAAATTCTTATGAGCGATTCTGAACTTTCTTTGAACCGTAAATTCCATGCAATAATAAGACCACTTTACAAGCAACGGTTTTTCTCTAGCTTGATGCCTATCCTGCAGCCTTTGATAACTGAAGCCGATTCATCATTCTCGAG ATCTATGCTGTATCGAGCTTTTGCTCATGTTATCTCCGACATTCCACTAATCGTTGTCTTGAATGATGCAAAGAAG TTAATTCCGTTATTGCTGGAGGGCTTAGCCTTGTTATGCAAGTATGTTTTGGATAAAGATGTCATGTATGGTCTCTTGCTGGTCTTATCAGGAATACTGACAGATAAAAATG GAAAAGAAGCTGTCGTAGAGAATGCTCATATTATCATTAAGTGCCTAATTGAACTGGTTGCGTACCCTCATATGATG CTTGTCCGGGAGACAGCAATTCAATGTCTTGTTGCCATGTCAGAACTCCCTCACACAAGGATTTACCCGTTGAGAATCCAG GTATTACAAGCAATGTCTAAAGCACTTGATGATCCAAAGAGGGCTGTTCGTCAAGAAGCTGTTAGGTGCCGACAAGCATG GGCATCAATTGCATCAAGAAGTCTTCATTTCTGA
- the LOC110655683 gene encoding MMS19 nucleotide excision repair protein homolog isoform X1, producing MADPSQLTQHIESYVDSSRPPTQQASSLDAIVSLLTNDAVTIGSLVKEMEMYLTITDDILRARGILLLGEALNRLSSKPLDNATTHSLITFFTERLADWRALRGALVGCLALMRRKSGGVVASIDAKAVAKSYLQNLQVQSLAQHDRKVCFELLECLLEHYPGAAASLGEDLIYGICEAIDGEKDPQCLMLAFHIVEVLMQLFPDPCGPISNFAGDLFGILGCYFPIHFTHPKAEDIDVRRDDLSRALMLAFSSTPLFEPFAVPLLLEKLSSSLPSAKVDSLKYLSCCTLKFGADRIAKHAGAIWSSLKDAIYSSGEELMPSFNSEPIDNSDSQKNEIAVEALALLEKVIVQNNDLFLSMIIGDEDVNVIFNNITSYKSYNEISLQSKQKLHMVGHILYVSAKASVSSCNRVFESFFPRLMEVLVLSVEKTSGACQSIESCVNSKQFNYGSLYLCTELLGACRDLFAASESLSSQFISANETCCRLLQCYSTSLTRTFSSILATCTSGPTHDEDMYLGVKGLQILATFPGGYLLLSKLTFDDILMTFISIITVDFNKTLLWKHVLKALAYIGSFIHASNEFEKASYMEIVVDKIILLASSADYDMPWPLKQTAISSISTSGQKYMLKIVLWMEEAIHANLSEFYVEGHLKSAEIIIQLFECYSNELLPWIQKNEGFEEALLQFVVNIWNQIENCMAFCIWVHEKELIDATMKFMKLAVACCSVERQNIIIHKAYSVLSSSTSLLLKESWSDIPVQWERFEPIQETDKFSTRDEWILSLFASVIIALRPQTHIPNTRIVLHILITALLKGYITAAQALGSLLNKLDLKSNGTGISGSCTLEEAIDIIFSTNLLSYFENGPFGGCGRTSNGDEISSSNLFPFAPNNELLQINVIVGLAWIGKGLLMRGHEKAKNITMVFLKCLLDCGIGTLPLKQGSSENSFKQDVHQSVMKASADAFQILMSDSELSLNRKFHAIIRPLYKQRFFSSLMPILQPLITEADSSFSRSMLYRAFAHVISDIPLIVVLNDAKKLIPLLLEGLALLCKYVLDKDVMYGLLLVLSGILTDKNGKEAVVENAHIIIKCLIELVAYPHMMLVRETAIQCLVAMSELPHTRIYPLRIQVLQAMSKALDDPKRAVRQEAVRCRQAWASIASRSLHF from the exons GCCTCAAGTCTGGATGCAATTGTTTCCCTCTTGACGAATGATGCAGTAACTATAGGATCATTG GTTAAGGAAATGGAGATGTATTTGACTATAACAGATGACATACTACGTGCAAGAG GCATACTTCTCCTTGGAGAAGCTCTTAACCGTCTGTCATCAAAGCCACTAGACAATGCAACTACACATAGCTTGATAACATTCTTCACAGAGCGACTG GCAGATTGGAGAGCTTTACGTGGTGCACTTGTCGGTTGCTTGGCATTGATGAGGAGGAAAAGTGGCGGTGTGGTCGCTAGCATTGATGCAAAAGCTGTTGCTAAGTCTTATTTACAGAATTTGCaggtgcagtctttagcacagCATGACAGGAAG GTTTGCTTTGAACTTCTGGAATGCCTACTAGAACATTATCCTGGTGCTGCTGCTTCACTG GGTGAGGACCTTATTTATGGAATCTGTGAAGCTATTGATGGAGAAAAGGATCCTCAGTGTCTAATGCTAGCATTTCACATTGTGGAGGTGCTGATGCAACTATTTCCAGATCCTTGTGGTCCAATTTCAAATTTTGCTGGTGATCTTTTTGGCATTTTGGGCTGTTACTTTCCCATTCATTTTACACAT CCAAAAGCTGAGGATATTGATGTGAGAAGGGATGATCTCTCAAGGGCATTAATG CTTGCATTTTCTTCCACACCTCTTTTTGAGCCATTTGCTGTGCCATTGCTTCTTGAGAAACTTTCTTCCTCCCTGCCATCTGCGAAG GTTGATTCTTTGAAGTATCTTAGCTGCTGCACATTGAAGTTTGGAGCAGACAGAATAGCAAAACATGCTGGAGCTATTTGGTCTTCATTGAAAGATGCAATATATAGTTCGGGAGAAGAGCTTATGCCATCCTTTAATTCAGAACCAATAGATAATTCTGATTCTCAGAAGAATGAAATAGCAGTGGAAGCTTTAGCACTGTTGGAGAAGGTTATTGTCCAAAACAATGATTTGTTCTTAAGTATGATTATTGGTGATGAAGATGTAAACGTGATTTTCAACAACATCACTAGTTACAAGAGTTACAATGAAATTTCTTTGCAAAGCAAGCAGAAACTGCACATGGTTGGTCATATCCTTTATGTTTCTGCAAAAGCTTCTGTTTCCTCCTGTAATAGGGTTTTTGAAAGTTTCTTCCCCCGCCTGATGGAGGTTCTGGTGCTTTCAGTTGAAAAAACATCTGGGGCTTGCCAATCAATTGAAAGTTGTGTAAACTCCAAACAATTTAATTATGGATCTTTATATCTCTGTACCGAACTTCTTGGAGCATGTAGAGATTTGTTCGCAGCTTCAGAGAGTCTCTCATCACAATTTATATCTGCAAATGAGACATGTTGCCGTTTGCTTCAATGCTATTCAACTTCTTTAACAAGGACCTTCAGTTCTATTTTAGCAACTTGTACTAGTGGACCTACTCATGATGAAGATATGTATCTTGGAG TGAAGGGTTTACAGATTTTGGCAACATTCCCTGGAGGCTATTTACTATTATCAAAGTTGACATTTGatgatatcttgatgacattCATATCAATTATCACTGTGGATTTCAACAAGACATTGTTGTGGAAACATGTGTTGAAGGCACTTGCATATATTGGCTCATTTATTCATGCAAGCAATGAGTTTGAGAAAGCAAGCTATATGGAAATTGTTGTTGATAAGATCATTTTGTTGGCATCATCTGCTGATTATgatatgccatggccactcaaacAAACAGCCATCTCTAGCATTAGTACAAGTGGGCAGAAATATATGCTGAAAATTGTTCTTTGGATGGAAGAAGCGATACACGCCAATCTATCCGAGTTTTAT GTCGAAGGACATCTAAAGTCAGCAGAGATCATAATTCAGCTTTTCGAATGTTATTCTAATGAGTTGCTTCCATG GATCCAGAAAAATGAAGGTTTCGAGGAGGCTTTGTTGCAATTTGTCGTCAATATATGGAACCAAATTGAAAATTGCATGGCTTTCTGCATTTGGGTGCATGAAAAA GAGCTTATTGATGCAACAATGAAGTTTATGAAGCTTGCAGTTGCATGCTGTTCAGTGGAAAGGCAAAACATAATAATTCATAAAGCTTATAGTGTACTTTCTTCAAGCACTTCTTTACTACTGAAGGAATCCTGGTCTGACATTCCAGTCCAATGGGAGAGGTTTGAACCAATTCAAGAAACAGACAAATTTTCCACTAGAGATGAGTGGATTCTTTCTCTATTTGCATCAGTGATTATAGCCCTACGTCCTCAAACACACATTCCAAATACAAGAATAGTGTTGCATATATTAATAACTGCTTTGCTTAAGGGTTACATTACTGCAGCGCAAGCACTGGGTTCTCTGCTTAACAAATTGGACCTGAAGTCCAATGGTACTGGTATTTCAGGTTCTTGCACCTTAGAAGAAGCAATTGATATAATTTTTAGCACAAATTTATTGAGTTATTTTGAAAATGGTCCTTTTGGGGGATGTGGTAGAACAAGCAATGGTGATGAGATCAGTTCCTCTAATTTATTCCCATTTGCTCCAAACAATGAATTGCTACAAATCAATGTCATTGTTGGACTAGCATGGATTGGGAAGGGTTTGCTTATGCGAGGCCATGAAAAGGCTAAAAACATAACTATGGTTTTCCTAAAGTGCTTGTTGGATTGTGGAATTGGTACCTTGCCATTGAAACAGGGCTCCTCAGAAAACAGTTTCAAACAAGATGTGCATCAGTCTGTGATGAAAGCTTCAGCAGATGCATTTCAAATTCTTATGAGCGATTCTGAACTTTCTTTGAACCGTAAATTCCATGCAATAATAAGACCACTTTACAAGCAACGGTTTTTCTCTAGCTTGATGCCTATCCTGCAGCCTTTGATAACTGAAGCCGATTCATCATTCTCGAG ATCTATGCTGTATCGAGCTTTTGCTCATGTTATCTCCGACATTCCACTAATCGTTGTCTTGAATGATGCAAAGAAG TTAATTCCGTTATTGCTGGAGGGCTTAGCCTTGTTATGCAAGTATGTTTTGGATAAAGATGTCATGTATGGTCTCTTGCTGGTCTTATCAGGAATACTGACAGATAAAAATG GAAAAGAAGCTGTCGTAGAGAATGCTCATATTATCATTAAGTGCCTAATTGAACTGGTTGCGTACCCTCATATGATG CTTGTCCGGGAGACAGCAATTCAATGTCTTGTTGCCATGTCAGAACTCCCTCACACAAGGATTTACCCGTTGAGAATCCAG GTATTACAAGCAATGTCTAAAGCACTTGATGATCCAAAGAGGGCTGTTCGTCAAGAAGCTGTTAGGTGCCGACAAGCATG GGCATCAATTGCATCAAGAAGTCTTCATTTCTGA